The genomic region AGGAGCCGTTCCGGCTGTCGGCAGGCATGACCGCATGCCGTCGCAGGTCGGGACTATCCAGAGGCTGAGAGCGGCATGGGCACGTTGGTCTACGGGGCGGCCCGAAGCGACGGTGCCCAGCGGGCAGCGTCGCCGGGGGCGACCAGGCCGGATTCGTAGGCGAAGACGGCGGCCTGGGTGCGATCGCGCAGCTGCAGCTTTCGCAGGATGCGGCCCACGTGCGTCTTCACCGTCTCCTCGGCGACGACCAGCACCTGGGCGATCTCCGCGTTGGAGAGGCCCTGTGCCACCTGTGCGAGAACTTCGGTCTCGCGGTCGGTAAGGGCATCGATGCGCACGCCGGTCGGCCGCTTGGCACCAGGACTCACGCGGGAGAATTCGGCGATGAGCCGCATGGTGATGTCGGGTGCAAGCAGAGCCTCGCCCCGGGCCACCACCCTTACGGCTTCCGCGAGCTGGATGCCGGAGGCGTCCTTGAGCAGAAATCCGGAGGCCCCGGCGCGCAGTGCCTCGTAGACGTACTCGTCGAGGTTGAAGGTGGTCAGGATGAGGATCTTCGTTGATGTTCCGGGCATCGACGTGATCTGGCGGGTGGCCTCGATGCCGTCAAGGCCGGGCATCCGGATGTCCATCACGATCACGTCGGGTGCCAGTCCCGCGGACCGGGCGACGGCCTGCGTGCCGTCCTCGGCGGTGGCAACGACCTCGATGTCGGGCTGGGCACCGAGCAGGACGGAGAAGGCTTCCCGGACCATGGCCTGGTCGTCGGCGATGAGCACGCGGATGGTCATATGTAGGTCTCCTTGCCCACAGCGGGCGCGGTACATGTGGGCAGGGCCGCGCTGACCTTGTAGCCACCGTCGGGGGCGGGGCCAACGGCCAAATCACCGCCGAGCATTGCGATGCGCTCCCGCATGCCGATGACACCGTGCCCGGCCCCGGGTGAGGGGGCAGCGGGGAGCGGGGCCGGCCCGTTGACGACCCTCAGACCCAGCGTATCGCGTGCATAGACGAGTTCGACGTGTGTCTCGGCACCCGGTGCATGGCGCAGAACGTTGCTGAGGGCTTCCTGGATGATGCGGTAGGCCGACAGTTCCACGCCCGGGGGCAGATGGCGGGCAGTGCCCTCGATCCGTACGGTCGCGCGAAGGCCGGCAGCCCGTACGTTGCCGAGCAGCCCGTCAAGCTGCGCCAGGGAGGGCTGCGGGCTGGTGCCGGTCGTGCTGTCGCCGGGACTGTTCGACCGCAGGAGATCCAGCATGTGGCGCAGTTCGGCCAGCCCTTCAAGTGCGTTGGCACGGATCGAGGCCAGCTCGGCGACCAGTTCCGGTGGTGGACCCTGGACCCGATAGGGCGCGGCATCGGCTTGGATGGAGATGAGTGACAGGTGATGGGCCACAACGTCATGCAGCTCGCGGGCGATCCGAGTGCGCTCTTCCAGGACAGTGCGCAGCGCCCGTTCCCGGGCCGTGGCGGCGATCTGCTCGGTGAGGCGTGCATGGTCCTCGCGGCGGCCGCGTACCACGGCTCCGATGACCACGGCCACAGCGAACAGCGCGAGAGCCCCGATGATCATCTTCCATGAGCCGACGGAACTGCCGGACAGCTTCAGCAGAACGGCCGACAGGGCGCTGAAGACGGCCGCGGTGATCGCCGAGAACAAGCGCACCCGCAGCGCGAGAAGGAAGAGGACCCCGGCATGCACCATCCACACATAGATCTGGGTGTCGTGGGTGGGCGGATACTCCAACGTGATACCGGTGAGAAAGGCCATCGACAGCCACCAGGCGGACGCCGGCCGACGCAGGGCCACCACCAGCATGGCCGCATGCCCAGTGGCCGGGACCGGTGCCGTCGCCCCTGCCGCAGCGGCAGTCAGAGCGGCTGCGAGGCACACGAGGCTGTGGGGCAGCCAGCGCAGCCAACGGGGCCAGGACAGCGGCGGCATGGGGCAGCTTTGTATGGTGATGAGGTCAGCCCGCAGGATGCGAAGGCTGGGGAGGTCTGCCATCGCAGCGGTCGTCTCGGGCACGTTTTCATTATCGGACATGGCACCTACCCCGGTGTTGTACGGAAGCCAGGCGCTCAGCGACCGTGCCGACACACGGAGGCGCGGTGACGAAGGTGGCGGCAACCCCCGACGCAGCTGCACAGATCGTTCGTTTCACTCGTTCATGACGCCTTCCATTCCGAGATCCCTGAACGACCCTACGGAGCGGCCCCTTGGTCAGCATCCCGCTGGAGAGCCATATCTGGATGTAGCTCTTCAGGGGGACGAGAGGCTCGTCGAGCAGGCTCACGACATGACGCCGCGCTGCCGCCCGGCGCCCCGGAGCCGATCAACGCCTGCCGACGAGCCACCGACGGCTGTGTGAACGCCCGCTCTGACCATCCGGGCGGACCGTGTGAGGCGCTGTCAGAGCTTCGTGTCAGGATCCTCCCCAGGTCGGTGACGTCGAGGCCGTCCCCGGATGCGACCCCTTGGGCGCACCCGGGGCAGCCCGGTGCCCGGCCCGGGCCACCCACCTGGGGCGGCGCGTCAAGAAGGGGTGCGGATGGACAGGGACGACGACGTCGCGGAGGCGTGGAGCCCGGCCACACCGCTGTCACGGCTGCGCGAGCTGGCCGCGCAGGCTCCGGGGACGGCAAGGATCGTGGCGTCCCGAATAGGCCAGCCGGCCGATCTGGCCGAGGAGGTGGCCGCTCGGGCCGTTGCCGGCGGCCCGGCCTGGTTCGGGGTGCTGTGCGCGCTCGCCGCCCACCCGGCCACCTCGGCCGAACGGTTGGCCGAGCTCGCCGCCCACCCCGAGGAGTCGGTGCGCCGGGTGGTGGCGGTGCACCGCGCGACCCCCAAAGCGGCGCTCAAGGCGCTGGCCCGGGACGGATCGGCAGCGGTGCGCCGGGCCCTGGCCGGGCGCGAGAGACTCCCGCGCAAGGTGGCCGCGGTGCTGGTCGCCGACACCTCCGCCGAAGTCCGGCTGACCCTGGTCCGCCGGATCGGCGCCCGGCCGGAGCATCTGCGGTCCTGGCCGCCGACCCGGACGCGCGGGTCCGCCGCGTGGTGGCCGCACTCGGTCATGCCGGTGACGCGGACCTCACCGACCCGGACCCGGGGGTGCGCCGCACCGCCGTCCACAAGCGCGCAGCAGGAGAACTCGCGCCGCTGCTCGATACCCTGGCGCAGGACCCGGACCCCCGCATCCGGGAGCTGATGGGCCAGCAGTACCACAACCGCACCCCGGCCGTGCTGGCCCGGCTCGCGGCCGACCCTGAACCGGGCGTCCGGGCCGCCGCCGCGACCAACGCGTTCACCCCCGTCCGGCAGCTCACCGAACTGGCCGGCGACCCGAGCCTGCCCGTGCTCGTCGCGATCAGCCAGAACGAGACGGCCCCGCCCGAGACACTCGCCCGGCTGGTCGACACGATCACGCGCTCGTTCGGTGGCGGCCAGAGCATCACCCCCGGGCAGGAGGTGGACGTCCAGCGCCTGGTGTACGCGGCTCTGGAACACCCCGCCGCCCCGCCCGAGTCGCTGCGGGCACTGCACGCACTGGACCTGTGGCCGTACTTCCACCCCGGGAACGCCATGGACCAACCGAACTGGCCGCCGGACCTGATGATCGAATTCGGGCTGCAGTACTGCGCGAGCACGGTATCGGGCAAGGCGGAACGCGCGAGCTTCGCAGCCATCGACGAAGCCCGGCGTGCCGAACCGCCGGCAGACGTGCTCGCCGCCATGGTTCGCAGCCCGATCCACTACCTGCGCCGCGCCAGAAGCCGTTGTCTTTCCGAGCGTGATGGGTGTGTTTGCGCTGGTCAGGCATGTGGCTGGTCTTTCGGTGGGAGGGACGAGGTGTTGTGTCGTCTCTTCGGTGGAGGTGCTGGATGCCGTCGGTGATGGGGCTGCTGGAGGAGCGTGAACGAGCCGCTCGGCAGCGAGTGGACGTTCTTCAGGCCGAGCTGCGGGAGGCGGAGGCCGCGTGGGAGCGGTTCGTGATCGCCCGGGAGACGGTGGCCGAGGTCCTGGCGGAACCGTGCGGAGGCGAGGAGGTGCCACCGGTCGTGGTGGCCGGCGGGCGGCCGGCGCGGGTTGTGGGTGCGGTGGCCGGCTCGGTGGTGCCGGTGTGGCGAGAAGGCCTCGGCGCTGCGGTGCTGGCGCCGGATTACCAGCAGCTCGTGGACGTTCTGGCTGGTGGGATCGGGTCGGGTGTCGGGGCGATGGACTGCCGGCAACTCGCAGTGGCGGTCGGGCTGGAGCCGGTGCCTGCGAAGGTGGAGGGAGTGCGGTCGAAGGTGAAGCGCCTGGCCGCGCGGGGATGGCTGGCAGAGGAACGCCCGGGGATGTTCAGTGCCGTCGCCGGGCGAGGCGACGGCTCATGAGCATGCTCATCGACCACAGGATCATCGCCTCGGCGCTGTCGGTGCGGGCTTCGTAGTCGCGGGCCAGGCGGCGTGAGCGCATCAGCCATGCGAACGTGCGCTCCACCAGCCATCTTTTCGGCAGGACGACGAAGCCTGTGGTGTCGTCGCTGCGTTTGACCACCGTCAGCGCGATCCGCAGCACGTTGCGGGCGAGGTCGACGAGTTGGCCGGTGTAGCCGCCGTCGGCCCAGACCAGCGTGATGCGCCAGTGCCGCTCGCGCAGCCGGGCCAGCAGTGTCTGTCCCGCGTCCCGGTCAGTGACGGATGCCGCCGTGACCACGACGGTCAGCAGCAGACCGAGGGTGTCCACCACGATGTGGCGCTTGCGGCCGTTGACCTTCTTGCCGCCGTCGAAGCCCCTGGTCGCGGCCGGCACCGATGCGGCGCCTTTCACCGACTGGGCGTCGATGATGCCCGCCGTCGGTTCCAGGTCGCGGCCGGCCGCTTCACGGATCCGGTCGCGGAGCCGGTCGTGGAACTCGGCCGTCAGGCCTTTGTCGCGCCAGCGTCGGAAGAAGGCGTAGACGCGGTCCCACGCGGGGAAGTCCGCGGGCATCGCCCGCCAGGTGACGCCGCCCGCGACCAGGTAGCGGACCGCGTCGACCATCTGCCGGTGGCAATAGCCCTCCGGCTGTCCGCCGCGGCCCTCCAGCCAGCCCGGCACCGGAAGTGCGGCACGGACCTCGGCCCATTCCGCGTCCGTCATGTCCGACGGATATCGGGGCTCCCGGCTCGGACGATCGCTCGCGTTCCCGTACATGTGGGCGAGGCAGTCACACGACCGGGAAGGCGAGTTGGACGACGCGGGGGACAGCACGAAAGACTGCGGCACCAGGGTCTCCTGACGCTCGGATGGATTCGACACCCACGAGCTGTTCGGGAGGCCCTGCCTTCATGCCCAGACCGGCCGAAGATCACCCGGCCGGGCAACCACACTCGAACTCACGACCACCTTGATCGATAGAGCAACGGCTACTTACCGGTCTGGATGTGGAGGTAATGGTGGAGCTGCCCGGTCAGGCTGTTTGAACACGTTGTGCAGGCCCGTTCGTCTCGGCGGTGGCGGTAGCGGGTCATGCCCCCTGGGGTGGACCGAGTGGTTCCGGACAGGTTTTCGAGGGTGTGGGCGCCGCTGAGAGGGGCGGAGGCCCTGGTTCTCCCTGGTATCGCGGTGGGAGCGGGTGGCCGGTATTGGATCAAATTTCCGAATTTGCGAATCCCTGACGGCTCGGCAGCACCTCCGTACGCTACGGTAACTTGACTGTCCGTTACGTTCCGGACGCCCCTTGAAGCCCCTGCCAACCACCGCCCTGGCACTCCCATGCCTCAGCGGACCGCCACGGAGAGCGACACGCATGAGCACCACCGCACACAGCCGAATAGAAGCCTTAGGCGTCTGCCTTCCAGCAGCAGTCCAGACCACCCCCCAACTCGCCGCCCTGGTCGCGGGGCTGGGGGAGGTGGACATCGAGAAGATCACCGGGATCGCCGAGCGGCGCGTGTACGACCCCGAACCGGCGGCAGGCGAGGACTCGTTCGGGATGGCCCTGTCCGCCGCCCAGGACGCGCTGGAGTCCTCCCGCTACCGGGCCGCCGACCTCGACATCGTCATCTCCGCCTCGATCACCCGCTTCAAGGACGGCAGCCGCTTCACCTTCGAACCGTCCTTCGCCGCGATGCTGGCCAGGGAGCTGGGCGCCCGCTCCGCCATCCACTTCGACGTCTCCAACGCCTGCGCCGGAATGATGACCGGCGTGTGGCTGCTCGACCGCATGATCCGCTCCGGTGCCGTGCGTCGTGGCTTGGTTGTCAGCGGCGAGCAGGCCACCCGTGTCGCGCAGACCGCCGCACGCGAGATGACCGACTCCTACGACCCGCAGTTCGCCTCGCTCTCCGTCGGGGATTCGGCGTCCGCAGTCGTCCTCGACGTTTCCGCCGACGCCGCCGACCGCGTCCACTACATCGAGCTGATGACCTGCTCCGAGTACTCCCACCTGTGCATGGGCATGCCCAGCGACCGCACCCCGGGCATCGCCCTCTACACGGACAACAAGAAGATGCACAACCGCGACCGGCTCAAGCTGTGGCCGCGGTTCCACGGGGACTTTCTGGCCAAGAGGGGGCGGTCGTTCGCTGGTGAGGAGTTCGACTACGTCATCCAGCACCAGGTCGGCACCCGTTTCATCGACTACGTCAACCAGACGGCCGAGGCCGAATTCGCCGCCCCCATGCCTGCCTCCCTCTCTGTGGTCGAGCGGTACGGAAACACCGCCACGACCTCGCACTTTCTGACGTTGTGCGAGCACCTCAGGGCGGGCAGCGCCCGCCCCGGGGCCAAGTACCTGCTGGTGCCGGCCGCCTCCGGTGTGGTCACCGGGGCCCTGTCCGCGACGCTCACGAACGTGGGGGTCTGAGCCATGGCCATGGTCATCACAGCAGCCGGCACCGCCCTGCCCGACACGTCCGCCCCGACTTCCGTCGTGGACCTCGCAGGCCGGGCCGCCCGCGGCGCCCTGGCCCGGGCGCGGGTGTCGGCATCCTCGATCGGCGTACTCATCAACGTCGGCGTCTACCGCGAGCACAACACCTTCGAACCGGCCATGTCGGCCCTGGTTCAGAAGGAGGTCGGCATCAACCTCGACTACATCGCCGACCCCGAACCGGCCGCCGGATTCTCCTTCGACCTGATGAACGGAGCCTGCGGCGTACTCAACGCCGTCCAGGTGGGCCAGGCCCTGCTGGAGACGGGAAGCACCGAGCGGCTGCTGATCACCGCTGCCGATGTCCACCCCGGCGGCGACGCGGACCGCGACACCGGCTACCCGTACGCGGACCTGGCCGGCGCCCTCCTGCTGGAGCGCAGCGCCGACCCCCACGCCGGGTTCGGGCCGGTACGCCACTACACCGCCGACCGGCCCACCGATGTCGAGGGCTACCTCGACACCGACACCATGGGCCGGCACGGGCGGACCACGATCACCGTCCGGCGCGAGCCGGGCCACGCGGAGCGGCTGAGCGAGTTCGCGGCGAGTGCCGCCGCCGGCTACGCGCAGGAGATCGGCATCGACCTCGACAGGACGCTGGTGATTGGCCCGTCCGCGGCCGTTGACGGTGCCGGGGTGAGGGGCGAGCCGCACACCGCGGCGCCGGTCCTCGGCTACCTCCGGGCGCTGGATGTCGTACGCCGCGACGACTACGAGCAGTTCCTGTTCGTGTCGGTCGGCGCCGGCCCCAGCGCGGCGTGTGCCCTCTACCGGCCCGAGGGGTGGTGAGCTCCGTGCCGCAGACGAGGTCGACCGGCGGCGGCCCTGCCGTGGAGCAACCGGCCACTGACACGGACAGCGTGGCCGGATGGCTCGAGCGAAACGCCCGCGCCTTTCCCGACAAGCCGGCCGTCATCCACCCCGACGGCCTTAACTCCGGCAGTTACGCCACCATCACCTACGGCGAGTTGCAGCAGACGGTCGAGGAGCTGGCCCGCGGATTCCGGCGCGCCGGGATCACCCGGGGCACCAGGACGGTGCTGATGGCCCCACCCGGGCCGGAGCTGTTCGCCCTCTGCTTCGCGCTGTTCCGGGTCGGGGCCGTGCCCGTCGTCGTGGATCCCGGCATGGGCGTACGGCGCATGCTCCACTGCTACCGGGCGGTGGGCGCCGAGGCGTTCATCGGGCCGCCCCTCGCCCAGCTCGTGCGCGTTCTGGGCCGCCGTACCTTCGCCGGGGTACGCGTGCCCGTCACCCTGGGACGGCGCCGGCTCGGCCGCGGCCACACACTGGCCGCGCTGCGCACCACCCCCGCAACCGGGAGTCATACGGACGCGGCGGCACTGACCGGCGGGGACGACCTGCTGATGATCGGCTTCACCACCGGAAGCACGGGCCCCGCCAAGGGAGTCGAATACACCCACCGCATGGCGTTGTCCATCGCCCGCCAGATAGAAGCCGTCCACGGCCGCACCCGCGACGACGTATCCCTGGTCACGCTGCCCTTCTACGGAGTGCTCGACCTCGTCTACGGATCCACCCTGGTCCTCGCGCCGCTGGCCCCCGCCCGGGTCGCCCAGGCGGACCCGGCGCTGCTCGTGGACGCGCTGGAACGATTCCGCGTCACCACGATGTTCGCCTCGCCTGCCCTGTTGCGGAACCTGGCCGGTCACCTCACCGGATCCGCCCGCGGCCGCCACCCGCTGCCCGACCTGCGCTGCGTCGTCTCCGGCGGGGCCCCGGTGCCCGACGCGGTAGTGGCCGCGCTGCGCCGCGTACTCGACGAGAAGGCGAAGATCCATGTGACCTACGGGGCCACGGAGGTACTGCCGATCACCTCGATCGAGGCGGCCGAGATCCTCGGCGACGACGACGTCGAATTCAACCGCGAAGCCAGCGGTACCGCGGCCCGCGCCGCCGCGGGCGAAGGGACCTGTGTCGGTCGACCCGTCCCCGGCACCCGCGTGACCATCGCCCCCGTCACCGACGGCCCGCTCGCCCGCCTGGACTCCACAACCAGCCTGTCGGCCGGGCGCGTCGGCGAGATCCTGGTCCACGGCGACTCCGTCAGCCAGCACTACCACCGAGCACCCCAATCCGACGTCGCGCACAAGGTGACCGAGGAACGCCCCGGCGGCGAAGACCCCCGAACCTGGCACCGAACCGGCGACCTCGGCCACCTCGACGCCGAAGGACGGCTGTGGTTCTGCGGGCGCACCGCGCAGCGGGTCCGCACCGGCTACCGGGACCTGCACACCGTGCGCTGCGAGGGAGTCTTCGACGCCCATCCCCTGGTCCGGCGCACCGCCCTGGTCGGCATCGGGCCGGCTGGCGCGCAACGGCCCGTCATCTGCGTGGAGACCGAGACCGGGGAGGGCGGGGCAGCGCTCGACGAACGCGCATGGACGAAGCTGGTCGCCGAGCTGCGCACGATGGCCGAGGCGCACGCCGCGACCACCGGCCTCCAGGAGTTCCTGCGCCACCCCGCTTTCCCCGTGGACATCCGGCACAACGCCAAGATCGGCCGCGAGGAGCTGGCCCGCTGGGCCGAGCGGCAGCAGGCCCGGTCCGCGTCGTCCCCGGGTCGGCGTGCGGTCCGGATCGTGCCGCTCGCCGGATGGGCGTATCTCGTCGGCGGGGCCGTGTGGGCCGCGACCGGGGGAGTCCCCGACCTCCCGATGCTGCGGTGGCTGTGGTGGGTCGACGCCTTCCTCAGCATCGGCGTGCACGCCGCGCAGATCCCGCTCGCGCTGCCGCGCGGCCGGGAGGCCGGACACGGGACCGCCTCCGTGGTCGGGTGCACCATGCTCTACGGCGCGACCTGGTGGCGGGCGCTGTGAAGATCCTGGTCACCGGAGCATCCGGATTCCTGGGCGGGCACCTGGTCGACGGCGCCCTGCGCCAGGGCCATCGGGTCCGCGCCCTCGTACGGCCTGGCAGCGATGCCGTACGGCTGCGCTCCCTGCCCGGCGTCGAGGTCGTCACCGGCGACCTCACCGACGATGGTTCGCTCGGGCGGGCGGCACAGGGCTGCGAGGCGGTCCTGCACAGCGCGGCTCGGGTCGTCGACCACGGCAGCCGCGCGCAGTTCGAGGCCGCCAACGTCACCGGCACGCAGCGGCTGCTGGCAGCAGCGAGGTCGGCGGGGGCGCGGCGGTTCGTGTTCGTGTCCAGCCCGAGCGCGCTGATGCGGGTACGGGAGGGCGACCGTCTCAGTATCGACGAGAGCACCCCGTACCCGGAGCGGTGGTTCAACCACTACTGCGAGACGAAGGCGATCGCCGAACAGTACGTACGGGCGGCCGACGGGCCGGAGTTCACCACCTGCGCCGTACGGCCGCGCGGCATCTGGGGGCCGCGCGACCACGCCGGATTCCTGCCACGCATGGTCGACGCTATGCGCGCGGGCCGACTGCCCGACCTGTCGGGCGGCAAACGGGTGCTGGTCTCGCTCTGCCACGTCGACAACGCGGTGGACGCCTGTATGCGGGCCGCGCTCGCCCCCGCCGGCCGGGTCGGCGGCAAGGCCTACTTCGTCGTGGACCGCGAGGAGACGGACCTGTGGCCGTTCCTGGCCCGGGTTGGTGCCCTCTTCGACTGCCCGCCGCCCGCTCCGCGCATCCCGCTCGTCCTCGGCCGCGGGATGGCCGCGGCGGTCGAGACGGGCTGGCACCTGCGCCGCCGGTCCGCGGGCAGCGGCAGCGGCCCAGGAGGCGGTACGGACGCGGCTCCGCCCCTGAGCCGCTACATGATGGCGCTGCTGACCCGCTCGGCGACGTACGACACCCATGCCGCCCGACACGACCTCGGCTACGCGGCTCCGCGCACCCAGGCCGACGGGCTGCGAGCACTGCAGGAGTGGGTGACGGCGCTGGGCGGCATCGCGGCCTGGACCGCCGGCCCGGCCGCCTGGACCGGCACCACCGCATCGGCTGGCCCCACACCCGACCACACCGAACAAGGAAGCACGCAGTCATGACATCCCATCAGGTCGATGCCGGCACCCGTGCCGGTACCGGTGCCGACGCCCGCTACCGGCGTCCGGTATCGCCCACCGAACGCCTCTACCTCTCCGCCGGTGATGCCCGCGGGACCATGGCCCTGCGCATCGTCGTCGAGGGTAACGGCGCACCCGAACCCAAGCACTTCCAGGCAGCCCTGGCACAGTCCGCCGAGTCCTGCCCGGGGTCGCGGCTCGTGCGCGCCGGGGCGATGTGGAGCGCCGAAGGGCCGTCGCCGCAGGTGCGGTACGACGTACCGCGCGCCGGTGCGTACGCCGACTCGGCGCCGGGGACGGTCGAGTTGCCTGCCGAGCCGTCGCGGCGAGCGGAGCCGCCGGGCTGCGAGGTGCTGATCGTGCCCGGCGTGGACGGGAAGGCGACCACCACCGTCGTCTTCAGCGCCTCGCACGCCATGATGGACGGTCACGGCGCCCTGACCTGGGTACGGGAGGTCTTCCGAGCCCTGCGCGGCGAGCCCGCCCGGCCCGCGCTCGACGCGGACACCGACGCCGGGCTGCTGCGCCGGCTCTGCAGCACCGGGCCGCGGCCCACGCCGAGTCCTCCCCGCCGCTCCCCGCTCGGCACGGGCAGCCGCGACAGCCGCCCGCTCCGGACGCTGTGGCTGCGCCGCACCCTGCCCGGCCGCCATCCCGCGCTCACGGCCCGCCTCGCCCAGGCACTGACCGACGCCGCACGGCTCGACACCCGTGTTATGGTCCCCGTCGACCTGCGCCGCCACTGCCCCGGGATCGAGGCCACGGGCAACCTGAGTCTGCCGCTGTTCCTGGACCTGCGCCCGGGGGCGGACTGGACGGCCGCGCACACCCGCCTGCTGACCGCCCTGGCCGAGGGCCGCGAACTCGCCGCCGGATTCGAGACGGCCCTCGCGCCACTGCCGCTGCCCGTGACCGCCGCTCTGCTGCGCACAGCCCAGGCCGTGGCGTCACGTACCGACCGGCACCTCGCTTCGGCCGTCGTCTCCCACCTCGGCCGCCTGGACCTGGCGGAACTCTCCGGCGGCGGCTTCACGGCGTCCACGGCCTACGCGCTGCCGGTGCATGCCCCGCTGGTCCCGCTCTCCCTCGTCGCCGCCGAGAGCGGGACGGCGACCGAGATCACGCTCGGCGTCCGCGGCGGGGGCCGGGACCTCGAGGCCCGCGCCGCGGAGTTGCTGGACACGGTCCTGGCCGGCTTCGAAGCCGAGGACATGGCCGCGAGGGTCCGCCGGGCCAGGCCCGATGCCCAAGCGGGCGGCGTGCTCGCGGTGTCGCATGAAGCCCGGTCAGCGACGCCGGCGCGACTCTGCCCGGGCACCGCAACCGGCTCCGGCGGTCGGGCGACCACTCCAGCGACCGCATCTCCTGTCGCGTCGGCGCCGATTCCGGCGCACGGTCCCGTCGGAGCGGACGCCTCGGCCACGGGCCCCGCACCACAGGCGGCGCAGCCGGATCCGGCGGCTGTCCCGGACTCGAATCCGGCGGCCGTCCTGGATCCGGCGGCCGCCGAGCTCACCGTCGTGGACGCCTTCCGCGCCCAGGCCGCCCGCACCCCCGATGCGCTCGCGCTCGACGGGCCCGAGGGCGTGGTCACGTACGCCGAACTCGACCGGCGCTCCGACGCCGTCGCGGCCTGGCTCGCGCGGCGCGGCGTAGGGCGCGAGGACCTGGTGGGGCTGGTCGTCGACCGCACGTCCGCCGGAGTGTGCGCCCTGTGGGGCATCCTCAAGGCGGGCGCCGCCTACGTCCCGCTCGACCCCGGCCATCCCGGCGCACGGATCAGAGAGATCCTCCAGGGATCCGCCGTCGCTCTCTGCCTGACCGGGCGACACCTGGCCGAGGAACTCGCCCCCTTCGTACCCGGGACCCTGCTCGCGGTCGAGGACCTCCTCGACGCTCCTTCTCCTGCCCCTGGCCCGGACACAGGCGCGGAGGGCGCTCGCGAGGTGCGTGCTGCCGGCCCCGCCGCCGCAGCAGACGTGCGGCCCGAGGACCTCGCGTACGTCATCCACACCTCCGGTTCCACCGGCCGCCCCAAGGGCGTGCAGATCGAACACGGAAGCCTCATGGGATTCGTCCGCTGGATGACCGGCGTCTGCCGGGTCACCGGTCGCACGCGCTTCGGCTTCGCCTCCTCCTACGCATTCGACATCTCGTGCTTCCCCCTCTTCCTGCCGCTG from Streptomyces sp. NBC_00190 harbors:
- a CDS encoding NAD-dependent epimerase/dehydratase family protein, coding for MAGAVKILVTGASGFLGGHLVDGALRQGHRVRALVRPGSDAVRLRSLPGVEVVTGDLTDDGSLGRAAQGCEAVLHSAARVVDHGSRAQFEAANVTGTQRLLAAARSAGARRFVFVSSPSALMRVREGDRLSIDESTPYPERWFNHYCETKAIAEQYVRAADGPEFTTCAVRPRGIWGPRDHAGFLPRMVDAMRAGRLPDLSGGKRVLVSLCHVDNAVDACMRAALAPAGRVGGKAYFVVDREETDLWPFLARVGALFDCPPPAPRIPLVLGRGMAAAVETGWHLRRRSAGSGSGPGGGTDAAPPLSRYMMALLTRSATYDTHAARHDLGYAAPRTQADGLRALQEWVTALGGIAAWTAGPAAWTGTTASAGPTPDHTEQGSTQS
- a CDS encoding amino acid adenylation domain-containing protein — encoded protein: MTSHQVDAGTRAGTGADARYRRPVSPTERLYLSAGDARGTMALRIVVEGNGAPEPKHFQAALAQSAESCPGSRLVRAGAMWSAEGPSPQVRYDVPRAGAYADSAPGTVELPAEPSRRAEPPGCEVLIVPGVDGKATTTVVFSASHAMMDGHGALTWVREVFRALRGEPARPALDADTDAGLLRRLCSTGPRPTPSPPRRSPLGTGSRDSRPLRTLWLRRTLPGRHPALTARLAQALTDAARLDTRVMVPVDLRRHCPGIEATGNLSLPLFLDLRPGADWTAAHTRLLTALAEGRELAAGFETALAPLPLPVTAALLRTAQAVASRTDRHLASAVVSHLGRLDLAELSGGGFTASTAYALPVHAPLVPLSLVAAESGTATEITLGVRGGGRDLEARAAELLDTVLAGFEAEDMAARVRRARPDAQAGGVLAVSHEARSATPARLCPGTATGSGGRATTPATASPVASAPIPAHGPVGADASATGPAPQAAQPDPAAVPDSNPAAVLDPAAAELTVVDAFRAQAARTPDALALDGPEGVVTYAELDRRSDAVAAWLARRGVGREDLVGLVVDRTSAGVCALWGILKAGAAYVPLDPGHPGARIREILQGSAVALCLTGRHLAEELAPFVPGTLLAVEDLLDAPSPAPGPDTGAEGAREVRAAGPAAAADVRPEDLAYVIHTSGSTGRPKGVQIEHGSLMGFVRWMTGVCRVTGRTRFGFASSYAFDISCFPLFLPLLAGGTAVLAPGTPSPAALRELVAEHRADTLALTPSHLALLGAAGSGPTHCLRTLLLGGEPLTPTAVRFAHAAFGADCRVINAYGPTEATVAVLAHTVDGGEIGATVPIGLPGPYARVDLVTDDEIIGSGPGNTGRTGEIVVRGVQVARGYLGPPDGRPSPFTTGPDGVRAYRTGDLGRRLADGSVEFAGRIDEQVKIAGHRVDPAEVVAALETHTAVHRAVVVPRRRPHSTAAVLCAYVLPDATVDPAVRADLARALRTELTRTLPAYLVPAHVVVIDTLPSTVSGKADLDAFPDPFAHTTPAAPLPVTLEARVRHHWAEILGVDGALLSADSDFHALGGDSLALVEMLTAVSSDLLTRGQAQRFTGRLDCLVRNLTLEQVCEHLAAAREEAAA